From the genome of Adhaeribacter pallidiroseus:
AATACCGGTAATATGTGTTTAAAGTAAAAGTTATAACCTTGTTTAAAGGGAAAGGCTTTCGGTTTTGAAAACTCCAGAATAACGACTTGCCCGCCTGGTTTGAGCACCCGGTACATTTCGGCTAAACCTTTTTCCAGGTTTTCAAAATTACGGACCCCAAATGCCGCCATTACCGCATCAAACTGGTTGGCTTCAAATTCCAGATTTTCCGAATCACCGGTTTTGAGTTCGATGACATGGCTAAGCTGTTTTTTCTGTAACTTCTCGCGGCCTACGGCCAGCATGCCCTCCGAAATATCCACTCCAACTACTTTGCGCGGTTTTAGGCGCATGGCTTCAATGGCAAAATCGCCGGTGCCGGTGGCAATATCCAGGATTAGTTGGGGTTTATTT
Proteins encoded in this window:
- the ubiE gene encoding bifunctional demethylmenaquinone methyltransferase/2-methoxy-6-polyprenyl-1,4-benzoquinol methylase UbiE, with product MAVVPYKDTPDDKKSQVAHMFNSIAGKYDFLNHFLSAGVDIYWRKKAIDLVARNKPQLILDIATGTGDFAIEAMRLKPRKVVGVDISEGMLAVGREKLQKKQLSHVIELKTGDSENLEFEANQFDAVMAAFGVRNFENLEKGLAEMYRVLKPGGQVVILEFSKPKAFPFKQGYNFYFKHILPVFGKLISKDRAAYTYLPESVQAFPDGPDFTTILTQVGFKFTAWHPLTFGISSIYVGTK